A section of the Desulfomicrobium escambiense DSM 10707 genome encodes:
- a CDS encoding CdaR family protein encodes MWNNWQYRALALLLALACWYVVSGQEKVETWLEVPLEFVNLPQQMEITSGLVSKLQVRIRGTSNQVRSLNTGRLAYKLDLAKVQVGPNVIPLVPESMAITSAVEVVEINPTRLELVADVMVSKSVPVHLDWEGLPGEDTQFKNATVVPDQVTVTGFASALEKVDRIPTVRVQVPEDGSLTASGRARLLLPPDVRTSVSSVSYDVHFGHIKQEIWIKVNLEAVEYPAFTYVMEPKFVRVRLLVPVRLLKDKDWREQLRMVVDPGGNPALGQSVVKPERLFPDGVELLESKPEEVEIIVQRNESLTP; translated from the coding sequence ATGTGGAATAACTGGCAATACAGAGCGCTGGCCCTGCTTCTGGCATTGGCGTGCTGGTACGTGGTCTCGGGGCAGGAGAAGGTCGAGACGTGGCTCGAGGTGCCGCTCGAATTCGTGAATCTCCCCCAACAGATGGAGATCACCTCCGGGCTGGTCAGCAAGCTGCAGGTGCGCATTCGGGGCACGAGCAACCAGGTCCGGTCCCTGAACACGGGCCGGCTGGCCTACAAGCTCGATCTGGCCAAAGTTCAGGTCGGGCCCAACGTCATTCCGCTCGTGCCCGAGAGCATGGCCATCACTTCGGCGGTGGAGGTCGTGGAGATCAACCCGACGCGCCTGGAACTCGTGGCCGACGTCATGGTTTCCAAGAGCGTGCCGGTCCACCTTGACTGGGAAGGGCTGCCCGGCGAAGATACGCAGTTCAAGAACGCCACCGTGGTGCCGGATCAGGTCACGGTGACCGGGTTTGCCAGCGCCTTGGAGAAGGTGGACAGAATCCCCACGGTGCGCGTGCAGGTCCCCGAGGACGGCAGCCTGACGGCGTCGGGCCGGGCCCGCCTGCTGCTTCCCCCGGATGTGCGCACGTCGGTGTCCTCGGTCAGCTATGACGTGCACTTCGGGCACATCAAGCAGGAAATCTGGATCAAGGTGAACCTGGAAGCCGTGGAGTACCCGGCCTTCACGTACGTCATGGAACCCAAGTTCGTGCGGGTCAGGCTGCTCGTGCCGGTGCGGCTCCTCAAGGACAAGGATTGGCGGGAGCAGCTGCGCATGGTGGTGGACCCCGGGGGAAATCCGGCCCTCGGGCAGAGCGTCGTCAAGCCCGAACGCCTTTTTCCGGACGGGGTGGAACTGCTGGAGTCCAAGCCCGAGGAAGTGGAAATCATCGTGCAGCGCAACGAGTCGCTGACCCCATAA
- the cdaA gene encoding diadenylate cyclase CdaA: MLSYTIGNLQVTWKDILDVLLVGYIFFRIILLIKGTRAVSVIYGLLLIVIAYFAAGEFGLYTLNWLLGNFLGSIFLVVIILFRRDIRKALAVMGATTIFKKDTVQSAVLDDLILALVQMAKSKTGALIVIERNIPLGDVVSGGIELHAAFSKDLLLTIFHQDTPLHDGAVIIRDNRIEAAACILPLAVGLKHEAALGTRHRAAIGVTEETDSVALIVSEERGSISLAVGGRITSSLNEVRLKKVLAAALRK; the protein is encoded by the coding sequence GTGCTGAGCTACACCATCGGCAATTTGCAAGTCACCTGGAAGGACATCCTGGACGTCCTGCTGGTGGGCTACATCTTTTTCCGGATCATCCTGCTGATCAAGGGCACCCGCGCCGTTTCCGTCATCTACGGCCTGCTGCTCATCGTCATCGCCTACTTCGCGGCCGGGGAATTCGGCCTGTACACGCTCAACTGGCTGCTGGGCAATTTTCTGGGCTCCATCTTCCTTGTGGTCATCATCCTGTTCCGCCGGGACATCCGCAAGGCCCTGGCCGTCATGGGCGCGACCACGATCTTCAAGAAGGACACCGTGCAGTCGGCGGTCCTCGACGACCTCATACTGGCCCTGGTGCAGATGGCCAAGAGCAAGACCGGGGCGCTCATCGTCATCGAGCGCAACATCCCCCTTGGAGACGTGGTCTCGGGCGGCATCGAGCTGCACGCCGCCTTCAGCAAGGACCTGCTCCTGACTATCTTTCATCAGGACACGCCCCTGCACGACGGAGCGGTCATCATCCGCGACAACCGCATCGAGGCCGCGGCGTGCATCCTGCCCCTGGCAGTGGGCCTCAAGCACGAGGCAGCGCTGGGCACGCGGCATCGCGCGGCCATCGGCGTGACCGAGGAGACCGACTCCGTGGCCCTCATCGTGTCCGAGGAGCGGGGCAGCATATCCCTGGCCGTGGGCGGGCGGATCACAAGCAGCCTCAATGAGGTCCGCCTGAAGAAAGTTCTTGCCGCTGCGTTGAGGAAATAA
- the folP gene encoding dihydropteroate synthase — protein sequence MSRERAENVSWDVLRGRTLGPAPFFVVGILNATPDSFYDGGSAFGTGALVDKALHLLDQGADILDIGGESTRPFAEVVPADVELQRVLPVVEGVLRAHPDAVLSVDTTKARVARACLEAGAVIVNDVSAMGADPGLMDVVADLRPGYVLMHSQGAPGTMQVAPKYDDVVDEVRAFFAARLDFLVRAGLPEGNVVLDPGIGFGKTLEHNLEILRNIERFFEFGRPVYMGLSNKSLWKGLLGRDGRDRNAPTLAATVALYGRGVRIHRVHEVREARDGLMVARALAGEGEVGC from the coding sequence ATGTCCCGGGAGAGAGCAGAGAACGTCTCCTGGGATGTGCTCAGGGGCAGGACCCTCGGTCCTGCCCCCTTTTTTGTCGTCGGAATCCTGAACGCCACACCGGACTCGTTCTACGACGGCGGCAGCGCCTTCGGGACCGGGGCGCTGGTGGACAAGGCGCTGCATCTTCTTGACCAGGGCGCGGACATTCTGGATATTGGCGGCGAGAGCACCAGGCCCTTCGCTGAAGTGGTCCCGGCGGACGTCGAACTGCAGCGCGTCCTGCCGGTGGTCGAGGGGGTGCTCCGGGCACACCCGGACGCTGTCCTGTCCGTCGACACGACCAAGGCCCGCGTGGCCAGGGCCTGCCTGGAAGCCGGTGCCGTCATCGTCAACGACGTTTCGGCCATGGGCGCGGACCCGGGGCTCATGGACGTGGTGGCCGACCTGAGGCCCGGCTATGTGCTCATGCACAGCCAGGGCGCTCCGGGGACCATGCAGGTTGCGCCGAAATACGACGATGTCGTGGACGAAGTCAGAGCTTTTTTCGCCGCACGTCTTGATTTTTTGGTCAGGGCCGGCCTGCCCGAAGGGAACGTGGTTCTGGACCCCGGCATCGGGTTCGGCAAGACCCTGGAGCACAATCTGGAGATCCTGCGGAATATCGAGCGGTTTTTCGAGTTCGGGCGCCCGGTGTACATGGGCCTTTCCAACAAGTCGCTGTGGAAGGGCCTGCTGGGGCGCGACGGCAGGGATCGCAACGCCCCGACCCTGGCGGCCACGGTGGCGCTCTACGGTCGGGGGGTGCGCATCCACCGCGTGCATGAGGTGCGTGAGGCGCGCGACGGCCTGATGGTCGCGCGGGCATTGGCGGGAGAAGGGGAGGTCGGGTGCTGA
- the ftsH gene encoding ATP-dependent zinc metalloprotease FtsH, whose translation MNSFSKNLVLWAAICMVMIVLFNLFNQPPVPPNDLNYTEFLTKVRQGEVTSVKIQGSRITGVLVNDQRFSSYSPNDPTLVDTLVKNNVQVKAEPEEDAPWYMTVLISWFPMLLLIGVWIFFMRQMQGGGGKAMSFGRSRAKMVTQEETKVTFADVAGVDEAKEELQEIVDFLSNPKKFTRLGGRIPKGVLLVGGPGTGKTLLARAVAGEAGVPFFSISGSDFVEMFVGVGAARVRDLFIQGKKNAPCLIFIDEIDAVGRQRGAGLGGGHDEREQTLNAMLVEMDGFESNEGVILIAATNRPDVLDPALLRPGRFDRQVVVPNPDLKGRKRILEVHTRKTPLSPEVDLDVLARGTPGFSGADLENLVNEAALHAAKLSQDKVTMLDFEEAKDKVMMGKERRSMILSDEEKKTTAYHEAGHTLVAKFLPGTDPIHKVSIIPRGRALGVTMQLPVDDRHTYSKTYLQNNLAVLFGGRAAEELVFNSITTGAGNDIERATAMAKRMVCEWGMSEEFGPMALGKKDDEVFLGRDMAHIKDYSDETAKLIDLEVKRILGDAYNRAKTILQDNIELLHALSLSLIERETLTGEEVAKIIQGEPLAPQGNGGRNAAGAAAAASSAEAGEEGFALDEGDAGDKAGE comes from the coding sequence TTGAACAGTTTTTCCAAGAATCTGGTCCTCTGGGCCGCGATCTGCATGGTCATGATTGTCCTGTTCAACCTGTTCAATCAGCCGCCCGTGCCGCCCAATGATCTCAACTACACGGAATTTCTGACCAAGGTCCGCCAGGGCGAGGTCACCAGCGTCAAGATTCAAGGTTCGCGAATCACCGGCGTGCTGGTCAACGACCAGCGCTTCAGCTCCTATTCGCCCAACGATCCGACCCTGGTCGACACGCTGGTCAAGAACAACGTGCAGGTCAAGGCCGAGCCCGAGGAGGACGCACCCTGGTACATGACGGTGCTCATCTCCTGGTTTCCCATGCTCCTTCTGATTGGCGTGTGGATCTTCTTCATGCGCCAGATGCAGGGGGGGGGAGGCAAGGCCATGTCCTTCGGCCGCTCCAGGGCCAAAATGGTCACCCAGGAGGAGACCAAGGTCACCTTCGCCGACGTGGCCGGCGTGGACGAGGCCAAGGAGGAACTGCAGGAGATCGTCGACTTCCTGAGCAACCCCAAGAAGTTCACGCGTCTGGGCGGACGCATCCCCAAGGGCGTGCTGCTGGTCGGAGGTCCCGGCACGGGCAAGACCCTGCTGGCCCGGGCCGTGGCCGGCGAGGCCGGGGTGCCCTTCTTCTCCATCTCCGGCTCCGACTTCGTGGAGATGTTTGTGGGCGTGGGCGCGGCCCGCGTGCGCGACCTCTTCATCCAGGGCAAGAAGAACGCTCCCTGTCTGATCTTCATCGACGAGATCGACGCCGTGGGCCGTCAGCGCGGCGCGGGTCTGGGCGGCGGCCATGACGAGCGCGAGCAGACCTTGAATGCCATGCTCGTCGAGATGGACGGCTTCGAGTCCAACGAGGGCGTCATCCTCATCGCCGCCACCAACCGTCCCGACGTCCTCGACCCGGCGCTGCTGCGTCCGGGCCGCTTCGACCGTCAGGTCGTGGTCCCCAACCCCGACCTCAAGGGCCGCAAGCGCATCCTTGAAGTGCACACGAGAAAGACCCCCCTGTCGCCAGAGGTGGACCTCGACGTCCTGGCCCGCGGCACGCCCGGCTTCTCCGGCGCGGACCTCGAGAATCTGGTCAACGAGGCGGCCCTGCACGCCGCCAAGCTGAGCCAGGACAAGGTCACCATGCTCGACTTCGAGGAGGCCAAGGACAAGGTCATGATGGGCAAGGAGCGACGCTCCATGATCCTGAGCGACGAGGAGAAGAAGACCACGGCCTACCACGAGGCCGGGCACACCTTGGTGGCCAAGTTCCTGCCGGGCACGGACCCCATCCACAAGGTGTCCATCATCCCCCGCGGCCGCGCCTTGGGCGTGACCATGCAACTGCCCGTGGATGACCGCCACACCTACTCCAAGACCTATCTCCAGAACAACCTGGCCGTGCTCTTCGGCGGCCGGGCGGCCGAGGAACTCGTCTTCAACTCCATCACCACGGGTGCGGGCAACGACATCGAACGCGCCACGGCCATGGCCAAGCGCATGGTCTGCGAATGGGGCATGAGCGAGGAGTTCGGCCCCATGGCTCTGGGCAAGAAGGACGACGAGGTCTTCCTGGGCCGTGACATGGCCCACATCAAGGACTACAGCGACGAGACCGCCAAACTCATCGACCTCGAGGTCAAGCGCATCCTGGGCGACGCCTACAACCGCGCCAAGACCATCCTGCAGGACAACATCGAACTCCTGCACGCCCTGTCCCTGTCCCTCATCGAACGCGAGACCCTCACGGGAGAGGAGGTGGCCAAGATCATCCAGGGAGAACCCCTGGCCCCGCAGGGCAACGGCGGCCGGAACGCGGCCGGTGCTGCGGCCGCTGCTTCGTCCGCGGAAGCGGGCGAGGAGGGCTTCGCCCTGGACGAGGGGGACGCGGGCGACAAGGCGGGCGAGTAG